TGCTCGCTCCGCTGGTACCGCTCGAAAAGCTCCGTGGAGAAGTGCCCGCTCCGGAGACGGGGAACCATAAGCGTAAGTTCTCCTACGCGAGACTTGAGCAGCTTATCCCGATACCCGTTGCGGTACCCCTGCCGCTCTTCGGTACGTTCGTATGGCTTGGCCCTGAGTTGTTCGGTAGCCTGAGCATCGAGTATCTGATTCACGATGTTCTCCACCAACCGAGCCAATCCATCATCCCGAATAAATAATCCTTGCAAGAGATCACAGTCTACGGTAACCTGGTAGTGAGCCATCTTTTCTCCCTCCTGATGATTAAGATTAAGCTACTTCTTATCTACCAGAGGGAGGGGTGGCTCTCCTGCTTCAAGCCATCAATTTTACACCATCATAATGGACACTACTCGATTCTATTTCGACGCGCCCTCCGTGAATCCTTATTATTCGCATTCCCAAGGAAAGGCCTAGGCCGTATCCAGGGGTAGTTCTGGATTTTTCTGCCCTCCATAGTCGATTGAAACATCGGTTGATCGTTTCCTCGTCCATTCCGATTCCTGTGTCCCATACTTCCAGCATAGCTTCATTCTTATTTAAATCATGATCAGTTATGACTGTTATGGATCCCCCCTGGTGAGTGTATTTGCTTGCGTTGTCCAATAGGTTCGTTATTAGTTGGTTTATAAGGGCTTCATTCCCCTTTATAGGGGCTGGATTTAACCTAAGCTTCAACAGTTGTTTTTTACTCTCAAATATGGGTTTAAGAGACGTGGAGACCTCTTCCCCTATGACCATCAGCTCCAAGCTTTCCATCTTCATTTGCTCTCCAGAGCCTTCCAGCCTGGCCATCTCAAGCAATGCTGTCAATAGAGATTGCATTTTGTCCGCATGGGCCCCTAGTTCTCTGAGTTTTCGTTGATAATGAGGAATTTCTCTGGGCTTCAAAAGGGTCACGTCAACAATGCCCTTTATTATCGCCAATGGGGTTCGTAGTTCATGGCTTGCATCCGCTGTAAACGTTAGTAAGCCATTGATGACTTCCTCTATTCTTGCAAAAAGAGAATTGAGTTCCTTAACTATTTCCTGTATATATGGATTCTTTATTTGTTCGGTAGAGGAAATGTGTATGCCTTTGTCTATATCAATGGACTTTATCGCGTTTCGTAACTGATGAAGCTCTCTTTTAATCTTGGTGTGAAGGCCTCCCCACCATAATGCCATAAATAACACAAAAAGCAGCCATATTGAGGCAAAAGCTACGTAATATTCAATTTTTGCTTGGAAGAAATTTGTCATTGGGTAAATTAGGACTAAATAATAAGTTGGCCCAAGAGAGATTGTGTTAGGTCGGATTTTTTGTACTCTGATCCTGTAAATGTGATAGGCGTAAGAATCTTTGTACAGAGGAAGACACAGCAAGCTGTCTTTTTCTACGTTGTTGCTTTTAGTGTTGAAGGATATAGAACTGCTAGAATGGGTTTGGGATAGGTTTTCCCTCATTTCTTCAGGTAGTATTAAGGTTAGATTGTGTGGACCGTAGCTTTTTAGTAGAACAAAGTTTTGATCGTAGAGCTGAATTGCTATATTTGAGGGAAGAGCCTGTGGTGGGGTTTCTGGCTCTTTGCTCACTATCTCTGCGAGACTACACATTACTGAAAGGTTTTTATCTATCTCTTCTAACCTTGAGAGAGTAAGAAAATAAAACACAGCCCCCAGAGCAACAATGAAGAGGGCTGACATCAGGCTTATAAAAAAAGGAAAAGGCTTTACTTGAAAAGAGCGGAGAAAGTTGTTCCTCCGCTCTTTTGGTTTATCTTTCTGGGGATTCTGCGACAATCTTGCTCACGCCTTACTGCTGTTTTTTTTGAGATCGGCATCACCTGTAGGGGCAGGAAATTTTATATCCTATGCCTCTTACTGTAGCTACTATACCCTCTAAATTGTAGGGGCGCAACTTGTCTCTCAGGTATTTTATGTGGACATCCACCACGTTACTGGTGCCGTCATATTCCTTCTTCCAGACATGAGCAATGATTCTCTCCCTTGAGAAGACTTGGTTTTCGTATCGCATTAGAAGTTCAAGTATATCAAACTCTCTCTTCCTTAGGGGGATCAACTCACCGTCTACCCTGCACTCTCTTGCCACTGGGTCCAAAACGAGGGGGCCGCACTGCAAGATAGGTCTTTTGTGTTCCGTATGCCTTCTTATAAGGGCATTTATGCGTGCTAGAAGTTCTCTAAAATCGAAAGGTTTCACTAGGTAGTCGTCAGCGCCTTCTTCCAGGCCTTTAACCCTGTCTTCCACCGAGTCCTTGGCTGTTAGAACCAGAATTGGTGTGTCTTTTCCCGCCTCTCTGACCTGCTTGATGAGCTCATATCCGTCAGTTTTGGGGAGCATGATGTCCAGTACTATGCATTCGTATTCATTTTTGAAGATCTTATTGAGTCCTTCTTCTCCGTCGTAAGCATAATCTACGACGAAGCCGCTTTCGGTCAACCCTTCAGCCAAAACTTGGACCAAATCACGGTTGTCTTCTATGAGTATTATCTTCATTATCACATACCTCCTATTCTAGTCTCTATATTAACAATATAACCACAAATTTAATAAAATGTCGAGTGCAGAATGAGCTTTGACTTATTCGATTATTTTAAATAGTTGTTTTTAGGTATGAGGCGATAGGACAATTCATGTTTTGCAAAACCGAGGACAAATGGTATAATACCGTAGCCTAATACTAGGTGCAGCGGTGACGGCGCTTTACTTGGTTTTAGGATTTTATGAAAGAGGTGGTCGAAATGTTGGATAAGGATAAGAAACAGGCGATAATTGAGGAATTCAAGCTGCACGATGCGGACACAGGGTCCCCTGAGGTTCAGGTTGCCATTCTGACTACCAGAATAAGGGAATTGACAGAGCATCTCAAGGTCCACAAGAAGGACTACCATTCTCAGCGCGGGCTCATGAAGATGGTTGGAAAAAGGCGCAGGTTGCTCAAGTATTTGAGACTCAAGGATTTCAACAGGTACCGTACCCTTATCGAGCGCCTTGGACTGCGCCACTAGTTCCCCTATTTGACCTTTTGTGACTGCATGACGAGGGCCCTTGTGGTCCTCGTCATTTTTATTTTTGCGGGATTGTGATATTCTTTTGAATGAATAAGGAGAAAATAAAGAGAAAATAACGAGGAGGAGTAATAATGGCAAATGTATTTTCCGTCGAGGTCGGCGGAGAGGTAATGACTTTTGAGACGGGAACTTTAGCGAAACAGGCTAATGGTTCCGTAACAGTCTCCATGGGGGAGACCGTGCTGCTTGTCACAGCATGTTTTTCTGAGGAAGCGAGAGAAGGTATAGACTTTTTCCCTCTTCTTGTGGATTACGAGGAGAGGTTTTATTCTGCGGGTAAGATACCCGGCGGGTTCATAAAAAGGGAAGGTAGGCCGTCTGAGACGGCGATATTGGCTGCACGACTGACTGATAGATCCATAAGATCTCTTTTTCCCGAGCATATGCGGAACGATGTCCACGTGGTCGCTACAACCCTTTCTGTGGACCAGGAAAACTCCCCAAGTGTTTTGGCGATAAACGGCGCGTCTGCGGCCCTCACCATATCAGATATTCCTTGGGAAGGCCCTGTCGGTGCTGTGAGGATCGGCTATATAGATGGACAACTGGTGGTAAACCCTACTGAAAGCTTA
The DNA window shown above is from Thermovirga lienii DSM 17291 and carries:
- a CDS encoding two component transcriptional regulator, winged helix family (PFAM: Response regulator receiver domain; Transcriptional regulatory protein, C terminal~COGs: COG0745 Response regulators consisting of a CheY-like receiver domain and a winged-helix DNA-binding domain~InterPro IPR001789: IPR001867~KEGG: tai:Taci_0717 two component transcriptional regulator, winged helix family~PFAM: response regulator receiver; transcriptional regulator domain-containing protein~SMART: response regulator receiver~SPTR: Two component transcriptional regulator, winged helix family), encoding MKIILIEDNRDLVQVLAEGLTESGFVVDYAYDGEEGLNKIFKNEYECIVLDIMLPKTDGYELIKQVREAGKDTPILVLTAKDSVEDRVKGLEEGADDYLVKPFDFRELLARINALIRRHTEHKRPILQCGPLVLDPVARECRVDGELIPLRKREFDILELLMRYENQVFSRERIIAHVWKKEYDGTSNVVDVHIKYLRDKLRPYNLEGIVATVRGIGYKISCPYR
- a CDS encoding transposase mutator type (PFAM: Transposase, Mutator family~COGs: COG3328 Transposase and inactivated derivatives~InterPro IPR001207~KEGG: aac:Aaci_1522 transposase mutator type~PFAM: transposase mutator type~SPTR: Transposase mutator type); amino-acid sequence: MAHYQVTVDCDLLQGLFIRDDGLARLVENIVNQILDAQATEQLRAKPYERTEERQGYRNGYRDKLLKSRVGELTLMVPRLRSGHFSTELFERYQRSEQALLLAMVEMVVNGVSTRKVRAVVDELWVKSYILCKFVLVSGNGLMHFSYFLLKAIDFRA
- a CDS encoding integral membrane sensor signal transduction histidine kinase (PFAM: Histidine kinase-, DNA gyrase B-, and HSP90-like ATPase; His Kinase A (phosphoacceptor) domain~COGs: COG0642 Signal transduction histidine kinase~InterPro IPR005467: IPR003661: IPR003594: IPR004358~KEGG: aco:Amico_0698 integral membrane sensor signal transduction histidine kinase~PFAM: ATP-binding region ATPase domain protein; histidine kinase A domain protein~SMART: ATP-binding region ATPase domain protein; histidine kinase A domain protein~SPTR: Integral membrane sensor signal transduction histidine kinase), with protein sequence MSQNPQKDKPKERRNNFLRSFQVKPFPFFISLMSALFIVALGAVFYFLTLSRLEEIDKNLSVMCSLAEIVSKEPETPPQALPSNIAIQLYDQNFVLLKSYGPHNLTLILPEEMRENLSQTHSSSSISFNTKSNNVEKDSLLCLPLYKDSYAYHIYRIRVQKIRPNTISLGPTYYLVLIYPMTNFFQAKIEYYVAFASIWLLFVLFMALWWGGLHTKIKRELHQLRNAIKSIDIDKGIHISSTEQIKNPYIQEIVKELNSLFARIEEVINGLLTFTADASHELRTPLAIIKGIVDVTLLKPREIPHYQRKLRELGAHADKMQSLLTALLEMARLEGSGEQMKMESLELMVIGEEVSTSLKPIFESKKQLLKLRLNPAPIKGNEALINQLITNLLDNASKYTHQGGSITVITDHDLNKNEAMLEVWDTGIGMDEETINRCFNRLWRAEKSRTTPGYGLGLSLGMRIIRIHGGRVEIESSSVHYDGVKLMA
- a CDS encoding SSU ribosomal protein S15P (PFAM: Ribosomal protein S15~TIGRFAM: ribosomal protein S15, bacterial/organelle~COGs: COG0184 Ribosomal protein S15P/S13E~InterPro IPR000589: IPR005290~KEGG: aco:Amico_0700 ribosomal protein S15~PFAM: ribosomal protein S15~SPTR: 30S ribosomal protein S15;~TIGRFAM: ribosomal protein S15) — translated: MLDKDKKQAIIEEFKLHDADTGSPEVQVAILTTRIRELTEHLKVHKKDYHSQRGLMKMVGKRRRLLKYLRLKDFNRYRTLIERLGLRH